In Caloenas nicobarica isolate bCalNic1 chromosome 22, bCalNic1.hap1, whole genome shotgun sequence, the genomic window GCACAGGAAGGCAGCTCCGAGCCACACTCTCAGCTGTTCCCATTGCAgtttacaccagctgagaaaCTGCTCCACATTGCTTAGGAACAGTGACAGGCAACAAACAGTCCTGGGAAATGGCAGAGAGAAGATCCATCTAATAATAAgtctcttttcctttgctttttacAGTTGAGGAAGCCGGTGGTGGAGAAAATGCGCCGTGACCGGATTAACAGCAGCATCGAGCAGCTGAAACTGCTCCTGGAGAAGGAGTTTCAAAGGCACCAGCCCAACTCCAAGCTGGAGAAGGCCGACATCCTGGAGATGACCGTCAGCTACctgaagcagcagagccagctgcagGTGAAGAGTGAGTATTGAGTTTTGTTTCAGTCTCTAGCTTGCTGCAAATCTGTGACAGTTTTATGAATCTCTAGCCATGAACAATTGCTCTAAGCTATcatttcttccccctccctcttctcttcccttctccagctgcaggatcCTTCCATAAAAGCTCTCAGTTTGACTTCAGAGAGGGCTATTCTAGATGTTTGCAAGAAGCTTTccatttcctctctcttcatAAAGTCCGGACTGAAACGCAGACCAAACTTTTAAGCCACTTCCAGAAGAGCCAGTCGGCTGCTATGGAGGTCACCTTGTCCCCTGGGAACCCCAGCACCCTGAAGCAAGCGTCTCCCAAAGATGCCGGTGCTCTCTGGAGACCCTGGTAGTCAGGGGAGTCCTTCCTGCATGGACCTTTGCCTTTTCCAGTCCAGAGGAAGGATCTGACAGCATTTGCTAGTCCAGCTCTGATCCTCTCTTCTGTAGGGAATTTTATTTCCcctgtgtattttatttatgtgtgAAAAGAATGGCATAGTTTTGACTTTAGCGGGATCCTCTGGCAAAAGTTCAGGCATTCTGCTGAGTGGTGTTGAAGCTGTGTAGACGCTGGTGTAAAAGCACACAGCATCCTGCCCAGTCAGGGGGCAAAGGTCTTCAAAATGGAGGGTATTTTTGTAAATGTTACGGTCGTGACAGACAAGAATTGCTGTAGGAGAGATTTCTCTAATATTTTTTGCAAGAGCCatcagctttgctctgccttGACTAGTGACACTTGTTTGCTCAGTCACTCCAGAGGATAAATTTACTCCCCTTTATTTCATGCACACTTGATTAAAATCAGTTTCCCTCTGCTTATAGCTTGTACAGCATCAAAGatggtttttggtttggatCTTTCCCCAGTGACCCTTTCATAGTCCTAGATATAAAGTGTGGCAGATGAGCAGAAGCTAGGAAACTATGTAGAATATTTCtactgttttgctgcttttttcaatTTAGAAAAAGAGTGTGTTACTGCTTTATGTTAAAGAAAAGGTAGTAGGTGAAAGGCTTAATTGGTCAATGTTATACATTTTGAGTGTAAGCTATGCTTTTTCTAGCATTTTCATTATAATAatgatttttgtgtgtattgAGTGGTTTAATTCATGGTGGATCGTGTTTCTCCCGCTCCTGGGACAGCCCCATGGCTTCTGTGCATACTGCGTATGCGTCTGTgtttgtagagagcaataaaatgcatttgtgtgCAACTTCTGTCTGGGTCCTCTCCCTCTGAGGGGTAAGTGATGATACCAGTGAACTTGGACTTGTCAAACCCTTTCGAGGGCGGGGTGAGGACAGTCAGACCTTCCCGTCACACCAGCAGCCACTGTCTCTTGTCAGAGAAGCGTTGTCTGTCGCGTCAAGTGAAACTTGAAGCAGTGGAAAAAAGTGGTGACGTGTAGGAAACCGAGGCAGCTGCCGCACCGTAAAATCGGCTTATTTTGTCCATCCCAAATAGCTAGAAAAGTTAGCATGATCGCCTGAAAATCAAAGGAAACATTGAGCAAACTACAGACTTGTCTCACAGTTTGCTCACCTGTTCCCTGAGGGGTTCACTGCAGTTCTGAGCTCATCAAAGCCTTGACAAAAAGCTCGTCTCTTCACACTCCTacactgtgtcctgctgcaAGAAACGCTGCCCACTCATTTCAGAAACTAGCGAagtattgctgcttttttcttttccaaaaatagAGAGGAGGAAATCTACATTTACATAAACTGCTTCCCTGTGGTGCTCGAGGAACTCATTtgagcaatatttttaatattcacaACAACAGCTGTTTTTAAATCCCGCCTGTTCTTTTGGTAACGTAAACATCTGCTGACCAGAAGCTGGAACGTGCACTGGTTCAGTGTAACCCAGCTCCTCCAGTgctgaaaaatacacaaaaggtGAGAGAAGGAGCTTGAACCAGCGTTAAGGGCAGACTTCGGCATTTCTTCTTTAGGTCAGTAATTAATCAGGCAGCTGCGAGGTATTTTTTCAAGAGTGGATTGTTTTCCGGTTAGTCTGGTGTACTTCCGAGAACACAAACGCGGGCTCTAAGGCAGTTTTGAGATGTTTACCGGGTTTCTACCCGGGTGTCCCCGGTGTGACCGGTCGGGGAAGGTGGCGGCGCGACCCCTGTCACCCGCCGGCCGCCGTCTGGTGGGggcagcgcccgccccgcccgggcgccccttcctttcccttcccttccccttcctgccctGTCGTGCTTTCGTTTTCGGAGTGTGTCCCAGCGCTCGGCCCCGGGCCCTGAGGTCCGTCCCGCTGCgtggggcggccccgggggagGCCCCCGAGGCGGGACCCTGCCCGGGGGACCATGCGCCTGGTGAgtgggggcgcggggcggggccgcccctcGGGGCCCCTGGGGAGGGGCGACGCCCGACCTGGACCGGCCggggctcttgagctgggaggagactgaggggtgactcattcatggggatcaatatggaaagggggagtgtcaggaggatggagccaggctcttctgggtgacaaccagtgacaggacaaggggcaatgggtacaaactggaacacaggaggttccacttaaatatgacaAGAAACTTCttgccagtgagggtgccagagcctggcccaggctgcccaggggggttgtggagtctccttctctgcagacattccaacccgcctggacaccttctgtgtaacctcagctgggtgttcctgctccggcgggggattggactggatgagctttcgaggtcccttccaacccctgacattctgggattctgtgattctctgattctgcgACATCGGTTCTTGTGTTTTCCCGAAGGTTCTTGCCGTTGTGCTCGTCATGCAGCTGGGCAGTGTGGAAGCCCTGGACTGCGGGCTGGGGGAATATCCCGTGGGCGCGGAGTGCTGCCCCATGTGCGCTGCCGGTAGGTGACACCGCTTGCCGTGGCGGCTGCCGAGGAGGCGCCTTCCCGCCCCCCTCCCGGGGTCACCCCCACCCCACTGTCAACAGCTGCACCCTGACAAGGGTCCCACAACGCACAGTTGAGAGCAACACACCTATATTAATATCTCCCAGCCCACATTCGTGCCACACACCACAGCACAAGGGCTTGTCCCTTCACTGGGGCCTGTGGTACTTGATAATTTCACTGTTTCCCGGGCCTTTCACTTTCGGTTTCTGCTTTAGGATCATCACTGCAATTGCTATTGGGATATTTCTGAGGTCCTTGCAGTTTATTTACAGTAGTTACGGGTGGTGTGATACCAGTGTCAGTCCCTGGCCTGGTCAACTTTGCTAACGGAGCCACTTTGGGGGGCTGTTTCTGGTTTTTAGGACTTCGTGTTTTCAAGCATTGCACTGCCAATTCCAGCACGACATGCGTTCCGTGTGTTAATGACACATACACAGACCATCCCAATGGTTTAGAACACTGCAGTCAATGTAAACGGTGTGATGAAGGTAAGGAGGATGCTAAAGAACCagtttaaatggattttttctgctttttgtgaatacattctcctcttctcctttcttgccTCATTCGCTTGATTAATTGGTTATGGAGTATGAAGAACTGAGAGGGTCATGTCACTGTGCAGACCTCGGGATGCTGGTGCGGGGTGATGGCAGGAAAAACTGGCACAGATCTCCAGCTGGCACCAGTGGAAGTTTGATCTGCAGCCTCTCTCTTGACATTTAAAGGCTCCTTTACATTGCAGCATGGTGTCTGAAGAGCTGTCTTGGAACACTTGGAATTTCAGGCCTGAAATTGCTGTTGGTGGagctgtcctgctccaggacagctaatttaaaaacatctgaGTTGGGAGCATTTGGCTTTTGCCATGAAAGTCACTTAGGACAGACGTAAATGTGACCTAAGACGCTGTGTCCGTGAGGAGCTGGGCTCTCTTTATACTTCAAAACAGGAGTTATCTTCACTAATCCTCTTGGTTCTGCTGCATCAAGGCAAAGCTGAATGttcacttttgcttttgtatCATCTGCTGGTTGTTCCCATGTAAATGCCTGTAGCTGTGGCTGCAAATTTCCCTTAGGAGCCAACCTGGTGCCAGAAGTAGCCTGTACGCACACGAAGAACACGGTGTGTGGCTGTCCGCCTGGGTATTTCTGCAGTTATGTTGGGACTCGAGACTGTGAACTGTGTCAGCGCTACACTGTCTGCTTTCCCGGCAGTATGGTCAAAGAAAGGGGTAAGCCAACATAGCACCAGTAACACCAACAGCAGAACTTTCTTGTCCTGACTCATTGTCAGAGCACCAAAGTACAGCCAAAAGCTTGCAGGATCCATAGAAATCCGAGATGCTGAGTTGGTGGTGTGGCcaagaatgcttttttttgctgtctccAAAGACAGAGCATGTGAGCTTTTGTGTGCAGTGAAGAGTCTGTGCAGCCATCCCTTGGTCATTTACAAAGACCATTCTGGACTGGAGCTCTCCTTAGCCGTAGATACAGACAGAAATCCTGTTGTCTTCTCCTTCGCAGGCACAAAGACCATGGACAACGTGTGTGAAGCCTGCCCTCCTGGCACCTCCTCTACAGCCGACATGCCCTACGCTTGCAGACCGCAGCCCAAGTAAGCAGCTCCTTCTCTTTGTGGGCCTGGGACTATTCTCTGTAACTGTGGgtctgcattttgctttgaaacagcagtttcctgCTTCCAGTAAGGCACTGAGTGTGCAATCCTGTTTCCATGTCCCACTCTTTTTTGGGAACAGCTGCACTTCTCTATGAACTCATTAACACAACAGATTTAGCCTTCAGCCTCTTGTCCCAGCTTGTGGCTGCCCAGGAGGCTCTCGGAGCTCTGATGAGCTGGTCAGGAGCCATGAGGAGCAGCGCACTCCTCCGGGTACCGGGTTTCTGTGACACATCCCTTAGCTGCAGCAGAACGGGTGGGAGTTTGCCTCTGAGGAGAAGCAATTTGCATTTACAAGCGTTAAGATGAAGAGGTAAAAGTCAGCTCCTGCTCGGGTTACCCACCAAGTCAGAATCTGAGTGCCCCTGGACGCGGAGGTGTGATGTtgagaacagcacagcagttctgctgatgGGTTCTAAGAGCacagttatttcttttcttacatCAGGCATGAGGAGAGTGGCCCAGGACAAGGAGAGGATGGGAATCCCAGCTCAGCTTACTTTGTTGCAACAATTGTTTCTGCTGTTGTAATCGTGCTACTTGTTGCAGCTGGCTTTGCGTGTGTCTGGCAAAGGAGGAAACGGAAACGTTTTGTGCCACGTAAGTACGAAACCATGTGTATAGAGGACAAGATCACATGATTAGAAAAATCATTAGTATAAAGTTCACCTTACTGCAATTTGATGGgactgtttcattttctttgcagttgtGCAGCAATCTGGGGTGAGtatctcttctttctttatttatatttggtaATATGTTGCAGTCTGAagtaggttttttgtttggtggttgtgTGTGCTCTGTGTCTATGTGTTTGATGGGCTCAGCGTGTACTGGAGCAGCTTGTGGATACTGGGAGTGTCTGTGAGTTCAGAATCCCTAAAACTTTGCAGTATAAACTCATTTTATTTGATTCTCTTTCGGAGGCCTGGGATCTAGTCCCAAGGCCATTGTTGTCACCTGGCATTGTCTAAGAATGAATATTGAAGGGGATTTAGGAGATGGATGCCTACTAAAAATACAAGCCTGTCTTACGTAACTGTGTTTATTGATCTCTCCATGCTACAGTCGTATGTATCCCCTAAAAGTTCTGTTAATGGTTTGCACTGTGCAGATGGTGATGAGTTTCACAGGACAAACCTCGACTGGGCTCTGTAATTTGCACTTGTGATTTGAGAGGGGACCTACAGTGACAAAAGTCCGGCTGTTAGCAGTGAAACCAGCAGGCAATGCCAATAAAAGCTGACCCTTCTAACTCCTCTGTTTGCTTTTGACATGTTGTGAAGAGTGGACAGCAGGGTCAGACTTCGATGGGAAATGTGGATAACAGGGATCAAACAACTGTTCCTGTGCTGGAAAGTGGTACCGGCCTTGAAGAAATCAGGCTTGAATAGCCATTTTTGTTTGAACTATTGTAAACAACGGACatggtaaaaaacaaaaccaaaaaacaaccaaacaaaaaaatctcaacaaaaaaagcccaaccttttttccaaatattcatggagaaaaatacagcttgaaaatgaaatgtcagaTCTGCAGAAGAGCCGAGGAAATAGCCAAGTGGCATCTTCTGCAGCGTCGTTTGCAATAGCTGAGTGATGGAGGTTGCTCAGAACCGCCAGAGCTTGGAACCTCTTACCCTCTGCCCCTCTGCATCCCAGCGCCATGCAGCAGCATGCCGCACTGAGCCTGCAGTTTCTTACCAACCGGGACACTTATCGCTTGGTAGGCATGTAATTATTCCAAGATATGCTTGTTAGTGGAAAAACCCATCtttttcattgtaaaaattCCACATAACTTATACCTAACACattttccaaatgcattttgtacaattttttcttttttataggAGAATATCGATGGGCAAAAGGACTCTTGCAGAGCAAGAAACATGTAGCTTTTTCTAATGTCATGAATTATacaatttctgtcttttgctgGTCACCTCTGCTCTGATCTGTGATCATGTGCTACAACGAAAGGTCCTACCTGAACATTGTATGTAGAAATAAAGTTTTTAGCAATGAAAACACGTGGAGCCTGGTTTGTCAGCAGGTGGCAGCATGGGAGAAGGAAAGGCGCGTTTCCTCTGCTTCTGGAAAAGATGAAATCTGAATCCTGTTTTCCTCAGTATGTGATAAAGCTTCTCTGATGCTTCATTGCCTGCGAGTCTACAATGGAATCAGATCTGCAGCACACCACCTCTGGGTACAGTATTCTCCACAAGGCTGAAGTGTTTTTCTGCAGGAGCCTCTAATTTCTGTCCAGTTACATGTATTTGTCCGCTGCCTTGGTTATTGATGGAGATTTTGTTGTAGTCGGGGTGTGGGGTGTTGGAGGGGCTGAAGTGGAGGCTGCTCAGCGGAGTCTCTGCTCAAGATGTACAAACACACGTTATACATAACTTGGCTTCCAGAAACTGTAAATGACAACAGAGGTTATTGTGTGTGTGCGAGTCATCCTGCTGAAACACAGATTGTATTGGTTTGGGCAGGgcagtgtgtgtgtggagaACAGTTCATGTCCGAAAGTTTTGGGGACAGTTTCATTCTTACCTAACACTAAATACATTATTTACCTGTGCAGGTGGAGAAAAAGATGGTCTTGTCCAGGGCTCTGTTCCttggaaaataactgaaaagtgATCGCAACTTGGGTTATGCTGGCACAGACACCAAGCGACAGATGGAAAGAGGCTTCTGCAGGTGGGAGGCGTAATAAACttgcatgaaaaaataaagtaatttccATGTGCTGTAGTAATAACTTGGAATAAAACCTCCCAGGCACATTTTAATTATCCCTTTAGCAGTTGCAGGTGCCAGAACTTCTAATGGCACATCTCCAGAGCTTAATGATTTTGCAGAGTAATTAAATTGTCAGCCACGTGAAGCTCCTCCACCTGACCTCTGCACCTCATTGGCTATTTCCCTTGCCTGGCAGAGCCACCGTTGTCACCTCCCCGAGTTGTCCCCGCAGGCAGTGCCCGCCTGGCAATCTGCTGTCGGCAGGTCCACAGTCCCTCTGCTCGGGCTTGAGAGAAATACAAAGAATGCAATTCTCGGGGCCAAAACTGCCCTCTGAATATGGCAACAAAGGACAAGAACTTGTACTTTCAGAGAAGGATTATATGCAAGTCTGACTGTCCCTACGACCACTTCTCATACCTGTGGTGTACATGCTAAGTCAATATTACTGTAATATTCGTAGTCTACTTGTAGCTGTCACAGTCCAATGAAAACAGGTAATAGCACCATGTTACTGGGCACAACCTCAGGTGACTCCTCCTCTGTAATCTCCTGCTTTTGTTCTTGTGCGTAACTCTGTGACCTGTTTCATGACCAAGGGACGATTTGGCACTTTGTGGGCAAAGCACTTGTAGTTATTATCTTGTTTCCAGTGATTTCTGTGctagaaagaacagcatttGCTAGAAGAGTACTCAAAATTCACTACTGTTgacagtttaaaatattatcattaTAATAGAACGCTTACTAAGGAAAGCAACCCAAAACTCTCTATAGTAAAATGCTTGCTGAATTGGCTACcatttgttggtgtttttttaattaaaaattaatagttGTTACATTTTTCAAGtgtaaatactgaaaaacagcCTATGGCAAAATGAAAAGGCACAAGATTGAAAAACAGATTGTTTCCATGGATACATATTTGCTATTTggcaaaaaagtattttatacgCTTTCTACAAGAATaagcataattttaaatatatctcTGAAGGGAGGGGCTCCAGAATTTTAAGCATAACAACAGAATCTGTACTACTAAAAATGCAATCTTTCTATCTAGTGATGCCTCACTTTAAGGTGACGTTACAGTTGTTCTTTGGAGGAAGtggcaggcagcaggagagcgCAGCTTCACGGGACGTTACACACAGCTCACTTGTGCCACAGCAAGACAACCAGCGATCTCACAGCAAAGCAGCGGAAAAGGTGCGAGAGCTCAAACCAGCTCCGACCCAATTCGGGAGAATGCACTGGAAACTGCATCAGAAACCGGCCAACAGTCCGGTGAAACATCCCAAACAGGTTTGCTGAGTCACAGAcatattaaaattattgttcctttctgaaaaatagatatataggtatttgttggttttggtttttatttaagaattaGTCTTTGTAACCCTGATGTGGTATCTTCGTAACAGTCAGGATGTCGTTTGAAACAGTCAGTTCTGTTAAACAGCCAGTTGTGTTCCGGAGCGTTTGAAAAGGTCAGTTCTGTTAAACAGTCAGTTGTGTTCTGGAGTGCTTGAAATGCTGAGTTCTGTTCTGGAACACACTGtggctcccagcacagcccctggtCCCCGAGGTCCCCGTGCACTGCCCCGTGCAGCGGTACGAGCTGGAGCGCTGGAGTCTCCTCCATTCTCACCGCAGCAGCTGCACCGTTCGCCACGGCTGTGACTGAACAGGGGAACATCAGGCACATCATTGGCAAGAACTGCTTGTTGTGTCACCAGAGTATCTGTCATTCTCGCCGGTGTTCTTTTTGGTTACCACACTCTGCACTTCTCTGCAGGGTGCATGGCTGTGCCTTTCTTACAGTGGAACGCCTCCGAGAATGCTTCAAAGTTCTGCAAAGATCCCATCACCCTAAACAAAGAGAAGGAACTTATTTACATGGATACTtgctctggaaaacagaaagccaTGTCCGTAAAGAGATTTAGAGTCTCATAACTCCATTACAGTCTCCAAATATGGGATAGtttatgcaagaaaaatagAGCTAATATGACTAATGAAATGCTGGAACAAACAGAGCATGGAGTACCTGGGTTCTGGTCCATTCTCATAGACTGGCAAATGTACCAGGCCAGGTAAAGGAATGTGCCCTTCAGCCGTGTCCTACAAGCTATGGAGAAATTCTGAAGGTTACTCAAGATTTCTCTTCTCTGCAATGAGCCGCTCTCTCCTTTTGCGCTGCATTAGTGCAATGGGTCAAAGTTACAAGTAAGGTAACAACTAGTAAACCAGTTTGTGAAACCCACCTGTATTTCAGAGGGCTGTGAACATCAGTCTTGATTGACTGGCTGGCATATTCTGGTCTGTAGGAACCACACCAAACCTAGAAAGGAGGATTAACCATTAGCACAACATAATTTCTACTCTCGTGCAGCATGTAGTGGCTGCATCCAGGTGTTCTTACTTGGGCGAAGttgaggaagaaaagctgtttgtgGGACAGATTCAGTCCAGGCAGCTTtggctccttcccttcccattccagCCACTTCAAGTAGGCCTAGAAAAGATCAGAGATTCAATTCTGAGAAGCAGCGGGACAGCCTGTTCAGGTATTTTGAATGTTATTTTAGGGTGAGAGATTTTAGTCACAATGTATATGAACCCAACATGTCTTCCCTTCGCTATTTTTGTAGCTTTCACTGACTTTGGGAAATTGTAACTCGAAATAAAAGTGTTAAGTCCACAGTTCTATGGtgatgatttttgtttcttcgGGTAACTGCTCATAAAATAGCAGATAATAACCTTGCTCAATGTTAAATCCATTACCTGTTATTGTTACACATTAATTGgccaattttcttttttcaggtaTATTGACATAATGGAGACAAGTTAATGTGTCCT contains:
- the LOC135997493 gene encoding transcription factor HES-5-like isoform X1 — its product is MAPSTVFLEPDNLLTPKEKNKLRKPVVEKMRRDRINSSIEQLKLLLEKEFQRHQPNSKLEKADILEMTVSYLKQQSQLQVKRSFHKSSQFDFREGYSRCLQEAFHFLSLHKVRTETQTKLLSHFQKSQSAAMEVTLSPGNPSTLKQASPKDAGALWRPW
- the LOC135997493 gene encoding transcription factor HES-5-like isoform X2 translates to MRRDRINSSIEQLKLLLEKEFQRHQPNSKLEKADILEMTVSYLKQQSQLQVKTAGSFHKSSQFDFREGYSRCLQEAFHFLSLHKVRTETQTKLLSHFQKSQSAAMEVTLSPGNPSTLKQASPKDAGALWRPW
- the TNFRSF14 gene encoding tumor necrosis factor receptor superfamily member 14 isoform X1; the encoded protein is MRLVLAVVLVMQLGSVEALDCGLGEYPVGAECCPMCAAGLRVFKHCTANSSTTCVPCVNDTYTDHPNGLEHCSQCKRCDEGANLVPEVACTHTKNTVCGCPPGYFCSYVGTRDCELCQRYTVCFPGSMVKERGTKTMDNVCEACPPGTSSTADMPYACRPQPKHEESGPGQGEDGNPSSAYFVATIVSAVVIVLLVAAGFACVWQRRKRKRFVPLVQQSGSGQQGQTSMGNVDNRDQTTVPVLESGTGLEEIRLE
- the TNFRSF14 gene encoding tumor necrosis factor receptor superfamily member 14 isoform X3, whose amino-acid sequence is MRLVLAVVLVMQLGSVEALDCGLGEYPVGAECCPMCAAGLRVFKHCTANSSTTCVPCVNDTYTDHPNGLEHCSQCKRCDEGANLVPEVACTHTKNTVCGCPPGYFCSYVGTRDCELCQRYTVCFPGSMVKERGTKTMDNVCEACPPGTSSTADMPYACRPQPNWLCVCLAKEETETFCATCAAIWEWTAGSDFDGKCG
- the TNFRSF14 gene encoding tumor necrosis factor receptor superfamily member 14 isoform X2, whose translation is MRLVLAVVLVMQLGSVEALDCGLGEYPVGAECCPMCAAGLRVFKHCTANSSTTCVPCVNDTYTDHPNGLEHCSQCKRCDEGTKTMDNVCEACPPGTSSTADMPYACRPQPKHEESGPGQGEDGNPSSAYFVATIVSAVVIVLLVAAGFACVWQRRKRKRFVPLVQQSGSGQQGQTSMGNVDNRDQTTVPVLESGTGLEEIRLE